In one Flammeovirga yaeyamensis genomic region, the following are encoded:
- a CDS encoding InlB B-repeat-containing protein: MKKRIQLLLLMVCGILLHGNAQVIPTEGDGTAENPYLVSSLDHLRWISEGDGGLGDGQRWQLHYKQTADIDATATKDWHSGEGFRPMGDLNKKFRGSYDGDGFKISNLYINRIVDHVGLFGYIDEAGIVKNVHLIDMNVTGDRFVGGLAGLMDNQSTLSNNLLTGAITGRRFLGGIVGEANNESIIEKNISFVTITGTGEVGNNDNRGAGGIAGRIYNKTQVVHNYFAGGINVGNQTGGLFALSHTTVVVSNTYWDTETTGLDIADAESKFPDVKGLTTSEFGVADNFMNWDFDNQWAIAKVVSLDDQFRPFFQSITKRTIELSANDDTFGSVSGGGVHHLGNNVTVTASANTAYTFVHWLNGDDIASTEAEYTFEVSEDLSLKAVFEIKQLTITVTQVDNGTITPATTTVEYGSSQKFTIEAAEGYEILDVKVDDESKGAIAEYTFEDVVADHSIKASFKEIVLPTYTITVTQGENGTITPGTIDVTEGEAQTFEITASEGYEISDVLVDGTSVGQVSEYTFENVMSTHTITASFTEVVLPTYTITVTQGENGTITPSTIDVTEGDDQTFEIVPSEGYEISDVLVDGASVGQVSTYTFENVMSTHTITASFTEVEVPIEKFTITVIQTENGNITPETMEVVAGQNQTFVISANEGYEIEELLIDDELVEVSESYTFTDVQADHTISAIFVEIEEPPLSIDDIHGIKVGPNPTSNTIQLFGVPQNTNFTIHDVLGNVLLNEQTNTLNQRIDVSTYQRGVYILTLENYGSVRIIKQ; encoded by the coding sequence AACGAATACAATTACTATTACTAATGGTTTGTGGCATCCTACTTCATGGGAATGCGCAAGTTATACCAACAGAAGGTGACGGCACTGCTGAAAATCCATATTTAGTTTCCTCTTTAGATCATCTAAGATGGATCTCTGAAGGAGATGGAGGATTGGGAGATGGACAACGTTGGCAATTGCACTACAAACAAACGGCAGATATCGACGCCACTGCGACAAAAGATTGGCATAGTGGAGAAGGTTTCCGACCTATGGGAGACCTGAATAAAAAATTTAGAGGAAGCTATGATGGGGATGGTTTTAAAATCAGCAACCTATACATCAACAGAATTGTGGATCACGTAGGTCTATTTGGTTATATCGATGAAGCTGGTATTGTAAAGAATGTACATTTGATTGATATGAACGTGACAGGCGATCGTTTTGTAGGCGGTTTGGCTGGTTTAATGGATAATCAAAGTACATTGTCAAATAACCTTTTGACAGGAGCGATTACTGGTAGAAGATTTTTAGGAGGTATTGTCGGTGAAGCCAACAACGAATCGATTATAGAAAAAAACATCTCTTTTGTAACGATTACAGGTACTGGAGAAGTTGGAAACAACGACAATAGAGGTGCTGGTGGGATTGCAGGTAGAATTTACAATAAAACTCAAGTTGTCCATAATTACTTTGCAGGAGGGATAAATGTAGGAAATCAGACAGGTGGTTTATTTGCCTTATCTCATACTACTGTTGTAGTATCGAATACTTATTGGGATACAGAAACTACAGGATTAGATATAGCCGATGCTGAAAGTAAATTTCCAGATGTAAAAGGTCTAACCACATCGGAATTTGGCGTAGCTGATAACTTTATGAATTGGGATTTTGATAATCAGTGGGCAATTGCTAAAGTGGTTTCATTGGATGATCAATTCAGACCTTTCTTCCAATCAATTACAAAAAGAACAATTGAGTTATCCGCAAACGACGATACTTTTGGAAGTGTTTCTGGAGGAGGAGTTCATCATTTAGGAAATAACGTAACAGTGACCGCCTCAGCTAACACAGCCTACACTTTTGTGCATTGGTTAAATGGAGATGATATTGCTTCTACGGAAGCTGAATATACTTTTGAGGTGAGTGAAGATCTTTCTTTAAAAGCGGTTTTTGAAATCAAGCAGTTGACCATTACTGTCACACAAGTTGATAATGGAACAATAACTCCTGCTACCACGACAGTGGAATATGGTAGTTCTCAAAAATTCACTATCGAAGCTGCAGAAGGTTATGAAATCTTAGATGTAAAAGTAGATGATGAATCCAAAGGTGCTATAGCTGAGTATACATTTGAGGATGTAGTCGCTGATCATTCAATTAAAGCTTCATTTAAGGAAATAGTTCTACCAACATATACAATTACGGTTACTCAAGGTGAAAATGGAACGATCACTCCAGGTACTATCGATGTGACAGAAGGGGAAGCTCAAACTTTTGAAATAACAGCTTCAGAAGGGTATGAAATTTCAGATGTATTGGTGGATGGAACCTCTGTGGGTCAAGTATCAGAATATACTTTCGAGAATGTGATGTCAACGCATACAATTACGGCTTCATTTACAGAAGTTGTTCTACCAACCTATACAATTACGGTTACTCAAGGTGAAAACGGAACGATCACTCCAAGTACTATCGATGTGACCGAAGGAGATGATCAAACTTTTGAAATAGTACCTTCTGAAGGTTATGAAATATCAGATGTATTGGTGGATGGAGCCTCAGTGGGTCAAGTATCAACATATACTTTTGAGAATGTGATGTCAACACATACAATTACGGCATCGTTTACAGAAGTGGAAGTTCCTATTGAGAAGTTCACGATTACCGTTATTCAAACAGAGAATGGCAACATCACACCAGAAACAATGGAAGTGGTAGCTGGTCAAAATCAGACTTTCGTGATATCTGCCAATGAAGGGTATGAAATTGAAGAACTTTTGATCGATGATGAATTAGTTGAGGTTTCAGAAAGTTATACTTTCACCGATGTACAAGCAGATCACACAATTAGTGCTATATTTGTAGAAATTGAAGAACCACCTTTAAGTATTGATGATATTCACGGTATCAAAGTTGGACCTAATCCAACAAGCAATACGATTCAACTTTTTGGTGTACCGCAAAATACAAACTTCACTATTCATGATGTATTGGGTAATGTTTTACTGAACGAACAAACAAATACATTAAATCAAAGAATCGATGTGAGTACATACCAAAGAGGGGTGTATATCTTGACTTTAGAAAATTATGGATCGGTAAGAATCATAAAACAATAA